The proteins below are encoded in one region of Microvirga ossetica:
- a CDS encoding amino acid ABC transporter permease, translated as MDQIVRYFFDFPLMADYWPDILWGFFITIQMSVLTVVIGTPLGLLIAIIRLYGIKPLNALIIFYIDFFRSIPQLVLIVLAYFALPHLGLVLDPFTATVVALAIVLSAFAEEIFWAGINAVHKGQWEAGRSTGLGFTQTLAYIILPQVVRISIPPLTNRAIGISKGTTLGSVIAVPELLSVTSSIQSNVANPTALTVGALLFLALFLPFVRFTRWLEQAYAHPRS; from the coding sequence ATGGATCAAATTGTTCGATATTTCTTCGACTTTCCGCTGATGGCGGACTACTGGCCGGATATTCTTTGGGGGTTTTTCATCACGATCCAGATGTCGGTGCTGACGGTCGTGATCGGGACTCCGCTCGGGCTCCTGATTGCCATCATCCGGCTCTACGGCATCAAACCACTGAATGCGCTGATCATCTTCTATATCGACTTCTTTCGTTCGATTCCGCAGCTTGTGCTGATTGTGCTCGCCTATTTCGCTCTACCCCATCTCGGACTAGTATTAGACCCGTTCACCGCCACTGTGGTCGCTCTCGCGATAGTTCTGTCGGCATTCGCGGAAGAGATTTTTTGGGCCGGGATCAACGCAGTCCATAAGGGACAATGGGAGGCGGGCCGCTCGACTGGTTTGGGGTTCACTCAGACGCTTGCTTATATTATCTTGCCACAAGTGGTGCGGATATCCATTCCGCCCCTCACCAACCGTGCCATCGGCATTAGCAAGGGCACCACACTCGGCTCAGTCATTGCCGTTCCAGAACTGCTTAGTGTCACATCGAGCATCCAGTCTAACGTCGCAAATCCGACTGCCTTGACTGTTGGCGCGCTTCTCTTCCTCGCTCTGTTCCTGCCCTTCGTGCGCTTCACACGCTGGCTTGAGCAGGCCTACGCCCATCCGAGGTCTTAA
- a CDS encoding amino acid ABC transporter ATP-binding protein, with product MVTQDSIGPNGDGDIVVIDGLRKSYGAVEVLRGIDLTVRKGEAVVIVGSSGSGKSTCLRCINRLEEPTSGRIVVGGHEATGNNVDLNALRRRIGMVFQSINLYPHKTALGNVTLALRKVVGLSKAEADAKALKHLELVGLAQKADSYPAQLSGGQQQRVGIARAMALEPQVMLFDEPTSALDPELVGEVLNVMVRTKELGMTMIVVTHEMQFAREVADRVVFMDHGSVLAQGTPEEILVSPQNSRIREFVTRTKS from the coding sequence ATGGTTACACAAGACAGCATCGGCCCCAACGGTGACGGCGACATCGTCGTCATCGATGGGCTCCGTAAATCGTATGGTGCCGTGGAAGTTCTTCGCGGCATCGACCTCACGGTCAGAAAAGGCGAGGCCGTCGTCATCGTCGGCTCGTCTGGCTCGGGCAAGAGCACCTGCCTGCGATGCATCAATCGCCTCGAGGAGCCAACCAGTGGACGCATCGTTGTCGGCGGGCACGAGGCTACGGGCAATAACGTGGATCTTAACGCTCTGCGACGGCGCATCGGCATGGTGTTCCAGAGCATCAATCTCTACCCGCACAAGACAGCACTCGGCAACGTGACGCTCGCTCTGCGCAAGGTCGTCGGCCTTTCCAAGGCCGAGGCGGATGCGAAGGCCCTCAAGCACCTTGAGCTTGTAGGGCTCGCACAAAAGGCGGACTCCTACCCAGCTCAGCTCTCGGGCGGCCAACAGCAACGCGTGGGCATCGCCCGTGCCATGGCGCTCGAACCGCAGGTGATGCTCTTCGACGAGCCAACCTCTGCTCTGGATCCAGAGCTGGTCGGCGAAGTGCTCAACGTAATGGTGCGCACGAAGGAGCTGGGTATGACCATGATCGTGGTCACCCATGAGATGCAATTCGCCCGTGAGGTGGCAGATCGGGTGGTCTTCATGGATCACGGATCAGTGCTGGCGCAAGGCACGCCGGAGGAGATCCTGGTTTCCCCGCAGAACTCCCGCATTCGCGAATTCGTCACTCGCACCAAATCCTGA
- a CDS encoding substrate-binding periplasmic protein, producing the protein MGKEWVTADTLIYGWACSVKNIKGTEDMWISSMKGMRAAAQGLALAALLTTPALAQDADHPQNEKLKIACDLGFAPFCFKKTSGEITGFTYDFAEAIAKKLGRPGIDVTDSNFSAIFAGLFSKRYEMIPAPTNITTERAAQMLFSEPYMPTGMGFLVKKGGKIANLEELKGKEITVNNGSISDKWLTDNQAKYGYSIQRYNKNADAVQAVMIGRAFANVADAPVSRYVSTQVPNTNVAFVLDSGRHFGIAFRKEDTAFRAKVEEAVECLKTDGTLAKIHEKWFGVAPEEGSSTAKVYPGTGAPDFEGYDVTERKTSCQ; encoded by the coding sequence ATGGGCAAGGAATGGGTCACTGCTGATACGCTGATCTATGGATGGGCTTGTTCCGTCAAAAACATTAAGGGAACAGAGGATATGTGGATTTCGTCGATGAAGGGGATGCGCGCTGCAGCCCAAGGCCTGGCTCTCGCCGCTCTGCTCACAACTCCCGCCCTGGCACAGGATGCCGATCACCCGCAGAACGAAAAGCTGAAGATCGCATGTGACCTCGGTTTCGCTCCGTTCTGTTTCAAGAAGACCTCAGGCGAGATTACCGGCTTTACCTATGATTTCGCGGAAGCCATCGCGAAAAAGCTTGGCCGTCCTGGCATTGATGTAACCGATAGCAATTTCTCGGCGATCTTTGCAGGCCTGTTCTCCAAGCGTTACGAAATGATCCCGGCACCGACAAACATCACCACCGAACGTGCGGCCCAGATGTTGTTCAGTGAACCCTACATGCCGACCGGCATGGGTTTCCTCGTCAAGAAGGGTGGCAAGATCGCCAACCTTGAGGAATTGAAGGGTAAGGAAATCACCGTTAATAACGGCAGCATCTCGGACAAGTGGCTCACGGATAATCAAGCCAAGTACGGCTATTCAATCCAGCGCTACAACAAGAATGCGGATGCCGTGCAGGCAGTTATGATCGGCCGCGCATTCGCGAATGTCGCGGATGCTCCTGTCTCGCGCTATGTCTCGACCCAGGTGCCCAATACCAACGTTGCTTTTGTTCTCGACAGCGGCAGGCACTTCGGCATTGCCTTCCGCAAAGAAGATACTGCATTCCGCGCAAAGGTTGAGGAAGCTGTCGAGTGCCTGAAGACGGATGGTACCCTCGCCAAAATTCATGAGAAATGGTTCGGTGTGGCGCCGGAGGAAGGGTCCTCCACCGCGAAGGTCTACCCCGGCACCGGAGCGCCCGACTTCGAGGGCTACGATGTTACCGAGCGCAAGACGTCCTGCCAGTGA
- a CDS encoding LysR substrate-binding domain-containing protein: MRFNLRQIEVFRAVMVTGSISGAARLLAVSQPAISRLLAYTEDRLGLKLFERVKGRVQPTPEAKRLFAEVDQVHQGVLRVNNLAQELRERGTGGMHVVASPSVGQAFVPEAIYLFRHHFPDVRVEFEILTLPELVARVSANRVDLALSVLPVDEPTIVDTTIFEGSLRVIVPRGHELAQLSVITPADLAPYSLIGYGPQTPYGLYVEHALAASGASLRFDTVVRFTPVACSLVQAGAGVGIVDEFVIRGGTWPKIETRPFLPHTRMHIHLLKSRLEPLSRVAQAFAKILYDLAGERASKSDGDLNIVT, from the coding sequence ATGCGCTTCAATCTACGGCAGATCGAGGTGTTCCGCGCTGTCATGGTGACAGGCTCGATTAGCGGTGCGGCTCGCCTGTTGGCGGTATCGCAACCCGCGATCAGCCGGTTGCTCGCATATACAGAAGATCGTCTCGGCCTGAAGCTCTTTGAGCGTGTAAAAGGCCGCGTTCAGCCGACCCCCGAGGCCAAACGCCTTTTTGCGGAAGTGGATCAGGTCCACCAGGGCGTTCTTCGGGTCAACAACCTGGCGCAGGAGTTGCGTGAGCGTGGTACGGGCGGCATGCATGTTGTCGCCAGCCCAAGCGTCGGTCAGGCTTTCGTGCCTGAGGCTATCTACCTCTTCCGGCACCACTTTCCCGATGTGCGGGTCGAGTTCGAGATCCTAACCCTGCCGGAGCTTGTAGCCCGTGTCAGCGCAAACCGGGTGGATCTAGCCCTTTCAGTCCTGCCGGTCGATGAGCCAACCATTGTGGATACAACCATCTTTGAGGGAAGCCTCAGGGTCATCGTCCCGCGCGGCCATGAGCTCGCTCAGTTGTCCGTGATCACCCCTGCTGATCTAGCGCCTTATTCTCTTATTGGCTACGGCCCGCAAACCCCTTATGGCCTCTATGTCGAGCACGCCCTTGCGGCAAGTGGCGCATCGCTTCGGTTCGACACTGTCGTGCGGTTCACGCCCGTGGCCTGCTCCCTGGTCCAGGCCGGAGCCGGTGTTGGCATCGTGGATGAATTCGTGATCCGCGGCGGTACCTGGCCCAAGATCGAGACGCGGCCGTTCCTGCCGCACACACGGATGCACATTCACCTTCTCAAATCGCGCTTGGAACCTCTATCGCGCGTGGCTCAGGCATTCGCGAAAATCTTGTACGACCTTGCAGGCGAACGTGCATCGAAATCCGATGGTGACTTAAACATTGTTACTTAA
- a CDS encoding DUF917 domain-containing protein — protein MKRILTIDDVETAIAGGSIFAAGGGGWPDHGRMLGQAAVMTGQPELVSMDEVPDDAIIATAAAIGAPAGTTDWQMLGIDYVRAVELLQDSLGKPIYGLIIGQNGMSSTLNAWLPSAVLGTKVIDAVGDIRAHPTGDMGSIGLAGSPEATIQTAAGGNRSRNAYIELVVRGTTAKVSPILRTASDMSGGFIASCRNPVPASYVRQHAALGGISMALALGKRILAARPKGGRAVIDAICDQTSGAVVGQGKVIRKSVEYTRQAFDVGTIQIGEGKSGRILHVMNEYMAVTDLDGQRVATYPDVITTLNDDGAPISVGHVQEGMELAILRIAKSHIPLSASVSDPSVYPIVEEALGLDLTSYALGRDRTEASHSRE, from the coding sequence ATGAAACGCATCTTGACCATTGACGATGTCGAGACGGCGATCGCCGGCGGATCAATCTTCGCGGCGGGGGGAGGTGGCTGGCCGGACCATGGTCGCATGTTAGGCCAGGCCGCGGTCATGACAGGCCAGCCCGAGCTCGTCTCCATGGACGAGGTTCCCGACGATGCCATCATCGCAACGGCGGCGGCCATTGGGGCTCCAGCAGGAACAACCGACTGGCAGATGCTCGGGATCGACTACGTGCGTGCTGTCGAGCTGCTGCAGGACTCCCTCGGCAAGCCGATCTACGGCCTGATAATTGGTCAGAACGGTATGTCGAGCACGCTGAATGCTTGGCTGCCAAGTGCGGTTCTGGGCACAAAGGTCATCGATGCAGTTGGCGATATCCGCGCGCATCCTACTGGGGATATGGGATCAATCGGGCTCGCCGGCAGCCCTGAAGCGACAATCCAGACCGCGGCGGGCGGGAATCGCTCCCGGAACGCCTATATCGAGCTTGTGGTCCGCGGCACGACTGCGAAGGTCTCGCCGATCCTGCGCACGGCCTCTGATATGTCGGGCGGTTTCATTGCTTCCTGCCGCAACCCCGTACCCGCCTCCTACGTGCGTCAGCACGCGGCTCTGGGTGGTATCTCGATGGCATTGGCGCTTGGCAAACGTATTTTGGCTGCAAGGCCGAAAGGCGGCCGCGCTGTCATTGACGCGATCTGCGACCAGACGTCGGGTGCGGTGGTCGGGCAAGGCAAAGTCATCCGAAAATCCGTCGAGTACACCCGGCAGGCCTTTGACGTCGGCACCATTCAGATCGGCGAGGGGAAGAGTGGCCGTATTCTGCACGTGATGAATGAATACATGGCTGTGACCGATCTCGACGGGCAGCGTGTCGCGACCTATCCAGATGTCATCACCACGCTCAACGACGATGGCGCGCCGATCAGCGTCGGCCATGTACAGGAAGGCATGGAGCTCGCCATCCTGCGCATCGCGAAAAGTCATATCCCGCTCAGCGCCAGCGTGTCGGATCCTAGCGTGTACCCCATCGTCGAGGAGGCTTTGGGTCTCGACTTGACAAGCTATGCTCTGGGCAGAGACCGCACGGAGGCATCTCACAGCAGGGAATAA